In Oscillatoria acuminata PCC 6304, a single window of DNA contains:
- a CDS encoding protein kinase domain-containing protein, with protein sequence MSFCLNPQCQKPQNQDGAQYCANCGARLRLGDRYRAIQPIAAGGFGRTFLAIDEYKPSKPRCVIKQFHPDAKISSNSSPKASQLFRQEAIQLEQLGQHPQIPDLFATFEQEGRQYLVQEFIDGQNLAEELALLGPFSDSQIRQLLNNLLPVLQYVHDRQVIHRDIKPENIIRRRSDGQLILVDFGSAKAVTGTSLGRSATVIGSAGYAAPEQAIGKPTFASDLYSLGITCIHLMTQIDPFELFDSREGAWVWPDYLVDNPVSDSLRRVLDKMLQQPLSRRYSSVTQVLADLNRPVSAPKPTLPPPKNALSSVEELGQQMTRLQQEKSVRLGVSYLLWMAGFFGVGGLHRFYNGKYVTGVLWFCTWNLFFLGQMVDAFILPGMVNKYEDKMRKKLGISATGVPLAPQNSISQTVNLQTQDQLMIALVRAAQARGGCLSVTQAVMDTNRGFSEVEQALTQMVSAGYVSVENDPVTGVVIYRFNEL encoded by the coding sequence ATGAGTTTCTGCCTAAATCCTCAGTGTCAGAAGCCCCAGAACCAGGATGGGGCGCAATATTGTGCCAATTGTGGCGCTAGGTTAAGGTTGGGCGATCGCTACCGTGCCATCCAACCGATCGCGGCGGGTGGTTTTGGCAGAACTTTCCTGGCGATCGACGAATACAAACCCTCCAAACCCCGCTGCGTCATCAAACAATTCCATCCCGACGCCAAAATCAGCAGCAATTCTTCGCCTAAAGCCTCCCAACTCTTCCGCCAAGAAGCCATCCAACTCGAACAACTGGGACAACATCCCCAAATTCCTGACTTGTTCGCCACCTTTGAACAGGAGGGACGGCAATATTTAGTCCAGGAATTCATCGATGGACAAAATCTGGCAGAGGAACTGGCCCTATTGGGTCCGTTCAGCGACTCCCAGATTCGCCAACTGTTAAATAACTTACTCCCCGTCTTGCAATATGTCCACGATCGCCAAGTCATTCACCGAGATATCAAACCCGAAAATATCATTCGGCGGCGTAGTGACGGACAGCTTATTTTAGTAGACTTTGGTTCCGCCAAAGCTGTCACCGGCACTAGTTTAGGCCGAAGCGCTACCGTCATTGGCAGTGCTGGATATGCAGCCCCTGAACAGGCGATCGGGAAACCCACTTTTGCCAGTGATCTCTACAGTCTAGGAATCACCTGCATCCATTTGATGACCCAAATCGACCCCTTTGAACTCTTCGACTCCCGAGAAGGGGCCTGGGTCTGGCCGGATTACCTCGTCGATAATCCCGTCAGCGATTCCTTGCGGCGGGTCCTAGACAAAATGCTGCAACAGCCCCTGTCTCGGCGCTATAGTTCCGTCACCCAGGTCCTGGCTGATTTAAACCGCCCCGTATCCGCCCCGAAACCCACACTCCCCCCCCCAAAGAATGCCTTGTCATCAGTGGAGGAGTTAGGGCAGCAAATGACTCGCTTGCAGCAAGAAAAATCCGTCAGACTCGGCGTTAGTTACCTGTTATGGATGGCAGGCTTTTTTGGAGTGGGGGGCCTGCATCGGTTTTATAACGGCAAATACGTCACCGGAGTCCTGTGGTTTTGTACCTGGAACTTATTCTTTTTAGGTCAAATGGTGGATGCGTTTATTCTGCCAGGGATGGTGAATAAATACGAAGACAAAATGAGAAAAAAACTCGGGATCTCAGCCACCGGAGTCCCCTTAGCGCCCCAAAATTCGATTAGCCAAACCGTCAACCTGCAAACCCAAGATCAACTCATGATCGCCCTGGTGAGAGCCGCCCAAGCCCGAGGGGGCTGCCTTTCCGTCACCCAAGCGGTGATGGACACCAACCGGGGCTTTAGCGAAGTCGAACAAGCCCTCACCCAGATGGTTTCCGCCGGTTATGTCAGCGTAGAAAACGACCCCGTTACCGGAGTCGTCATCTATCGTTTCAACGAATTGTGA
- the acsF gene encoding magnesium-protoporphyrin IX monomethyl ester (oxidative) cyclase, whose product MVDSLKKPAFEEIRPGVKAPAKDTILTPRFYTTDFDEMARMDISPNEDELQAILEEFRADYNRHHFVRDEEFNQSWDGIDGETRQLFIEFLERSCTAEFSGFLLYKELARKLKGKNPVLAECFLLMSRDEARHAGFLNKAMSDFKLSLDLGFLTKSKKYTFFKPKFIFYATYLSEKIGYWRYITIYRHLEAHPEHRIYPIFRFFENWCQDENRHGDFFDAVMKAQPEILNDWKAKLWSRFFLLSVFATMFLNDIQRSGFYAVLGLDAREYDIHVIRKTNENAGRVFPVILDVDHPEFFARLDTCTQNNAKIAEIAGSNQPKIVQFFQKLPLYISTVWQIVRLYLLKPIDKTAEQGLAH is encoded by the coding sequence ATGGTAGATTCCCTAAAGAAACCTGCGTTTGAAGAAATCCGCCCGGGAGTTAAAGCTCCCGCCAAGGACACCATCCTGACGCCGCGCTTCTACACCACGGACTTTGATGAGATGGCGCGGATGGACATCTCCCCCAACGAAGACGAACTCCAAGCCATTCTCGAAGAGTTCCGCGCCGACTACAACCGGCACCACTTCGTTCGGGATGAAGAGTTCAACCAATCTTGGGATGGAATTGATGGGGAAACTCGTCAACTGTTCATCGAATTTCTGGAACGCTCTTGCACCGCTGAGTTTTCTGGGTTTCTTCTCTACAAGGAACTGGCACGCAAGCTCAAAGGCAAAAATCCGGTTCTAGCGGAGTGCTTTTTGCTGATGTCTCGGGATGAGGCGCGTCACGCCGGATTCCTGAACAAGGCGATGAGTGACTTCAAGCTCTCCCTGGATTTGGGATTTTTGACCAAAAGTAAAAAATACACCTTTTTTAAGCCGAAATTCATCTTCTACGCGACCTATTTATCGGAAAAAATTGGGTATTGGCGCTATATCACGATTTATCGGCACTTGGAAGCGCATCCTGAACATCGGATTTATCCGATTTTCCGGTTCTTTGAGAACTGGTGTCAGGATGAAAACCGCCACGGCGATTTCTTTGATGCCGTGATGAAGGCCCAGCCTGAAATCTTAAACGATTGGAAAGCAAAACTGTGGAGCCGTTTCTTTTTGCTCTCGGTTTTTGCTACCATGTTTTTGAATGATATTCAGCGTTCCGGATTCTACGCGGTGCTCGGTCTCGATGCGCGTGAGTATGATATTCACGTCATCCGCAAGACCAATGAAAATGCGGGACGGGTTTTCCCGGTAATTTTGGATGTCGATCATCCAGAGTTCTTTGCTCGATTGGATACTTGCACGCAAAATAATGCTAAAATAGCAGAAATCGCAGGTTCTAACCAGCCTAAGATCGTGCAGTTTTTCCAGAAGCTACCCCTTTACATCTCAACTGTCTGGCAAATCGTGCGGCTTTATTTGTTGAAGCCTATTGATAAAACCGCAGAACAAGGGTTGGCTCACTAG
- a CDS encoding Dyp-type peroxidase: MPNISDKINQVQEILTPFDDFEYENLLDEIQGNIIKSHGRNHSVHLFLKFTGDPDTVKKGISQFTHKYITSALAQAEDGKRYRQNQTVPSKIFGNLFFTAAGYQYLGYDPKEISNDPSFLKGMKDPDIHTQLGDDIQQWEAGFKQEIHALVLLAGDKRVGPRTEEAKQLERKDPTKLCKQPFLLTQQIETIKQELDIIAEVVHEDIGYVLRSSETGEEIEHFGFRDGVSQPLFLKRDVDHEREHSDFSQWDPRAPLSLVLSKDPLGQKEESYGSFLVYRKLEQNVKGWIEDVENLAEKLKSAEKADPALAGAYTMGRFQDGTPVVLEDKPNSQISHENNFNYAQDPKGQKCPFQSHTRKVNPRGETPNLEKEKMNRIVRRGINYGPLPSEKPETDAGLLFLCFQANLETQFNLMQQHWCNQRNFLHQNMGTDAVIGVEKKTVDANGNLVAVTESYKWPKTWGDAEQTKADFSHWVTMKGGEYFFAPSMSFLKSFLPEPCRDIVFRGVPKQELQAAKDKIAELRDYQARNWAIGLHGDTLEPDEFLNFFNQRHLPFEFYLLNQVRLGDNGAYDRNIQTLTQYIKDVRNKEIEESEYKIAELKEYQELNWPIGFDEETLNPDQFVRFFGERHLPFQFYVQNRTVYLGDESAYNRNIETLNDYIRDLKN, from the coding sequence ATGCCTAACATTTCTGATAAAATCAACCAAGTTCAAGAAATATTAACTCCTTTTGATGACTTTGAGTATGAGAATTTGCTAGATGAAATTCAAGGTAATATCATCAAATCCCACGGACGTAATCATTCAGTTCATTTGTTCTTGAAATTTACCGGCGATCCAGATACGGTGAAGAAAGGGATTAGCCAATTTACGCACAAGTATATCACGTCAGCTTTAGCTCAAGCTGAGGATGGCAAGCGATATCGACAGAATCAAACCGTACCGAGTAAAATATTTGGCAACTTGTTTTTTACTGCGGCGGGATATCAGTATTTGGGCTATGACCCGAAAGAGATATCTAATGACCCTTCATTTTTAAAAGGAATGAAAGATCCCGATATACACACTCAATTGGGGGATGATATCCAACAATGGGAAGCGGGATTTAAACAGGAAATTCATGCGCTGGTTTTGCTGGCTGGGGATAAACGAGTCGGTCCGCGAACCGAAGAGGCAAAGCAGTTAGAACGGAAAGATCCGACGAAACTCTGTAAGCAGCCATTTCTGTTGACACAGCAAATTGAAACTATTAAACAAGAGCTAGATATCATTGCAGAAGTTGTCCATGAAGACATTGGTTATGTTCTCCGAAGTTCCGAAACCGGAGAAGAAATCGAACACTTCGGATTCCGAGATGGGGTGAGTCAACCCCTATTTCTCAAGCGAGATGTTGACCATGAACGAGAACACAGTGACTTTTCTCAATGGGATCCTCGCGCCCCCTTGAGTTTGGTGTTGTCCAAAGACCCCTTGGGTCAAAAAGAGGAAAGTTACGGCAGTTTTTTGGTGTATCGTAAACTAGAGCAAAACGTTAAAGGTTGGATAGAAGATGTTGAAAATCTAGCTGAAAAACTCAAAAGTGCTGAAAAAGCTGATCCCGCTTTAGCAGGAGCCTACACAATGGGACGCTTCCAGGATGGAACCCCCGTTGTCCTGGAAGATAAGCCTAATTCTCAAATATCCCACGAGAACAACTTTAATTATGCACAGGACCCGAAAGGTCAAAAATGCCCTTTCCAATCCCACACCCGTAAGGTGAATCCCCGTGGGGAAACCCCCAATTTGGAAAAGGAAAAAATGAATCGGATTGTTCGTCGGGGTATCAACTATGGACCGCTTCCCAGTGAAAAACCTGAAACTGATGCTGGGCTGCTATTTTTGTGCTTCCAAGCCAATTTAGAAACTCAGTTCAATTTAATGCAGCAGCACTGGTGTAATCAACGCAACTTTTTACACCAAAATATGGGAACCGATGCGGTGATTGGGGTCGAAAAGAAGACAGTTGATGCTAACGGGAATTTAGTCGCTGTCACTGAGTCCTACAAATGGCCTAAAACTTGGGGGGACGCAGAACAGACGAAAGCGGACTTCAGCCATTGGGTCACGATGAAAGGGGGAGAATATTTCTTTGCTCCGAGCATGAGTTTCCTCAAATCTTTCTTGCCTGAGCCATGCCGCGATATTGTATTTCGGGGTGTCCCTAAACAAGAGCTTCAAGCAGCGAAGGATAAGATTGCGGAACTTCGGGATTACCAGGCAAGGAACTGGGCTATTGGTCTTCATGGAGATACTCTGGAACCGGATGAGTTCCTGAATTTCTTCAATCAGCGACATCTGCCATTCGAGTTTTATTTGCTCAATCAAGTTCGCCTGGGTGACAACGGGGCTTACGATCGCAACATCCAAACTCTGACTCAATACATCAAAGATGTCCGCAACAAAGAGATTGAGGAAAGCGAATATAAAATCGCTGAACTGAAGGAATATCAAGAACTGAATTGGCCCATTGGTTTTGATGAAGAAACCCTGAACCCGGACCAATTTGTACGATTCTTTGGTGAACGGCATCTACCGTTCCAGTTTTATGTGCAGAATCGAACTGTTTACTTGGGTGATGAATCGGCATATAATCGGAACATTGAAACTCTGAATGACTATATCCGTGACCTGAAAAACTAG
- a CDS encoding galactose oxidase early set domain-containing protein, which translates to MRLNNITNRTTIISVFFIFILTLAITFCGWKQAIASPLVGAKEEMGAWETIPMAPKESLMQSVHTILLPNGKVLSVNGSSFRNTLLNAQGKTTFVEGVGSGDYDSINNTSLFDPQTQKFERISSPPAMQDGQSNDLFCGGHLQLADGNLLFISGTGRYYPGGRFTGSKQANLYNWQTGEWSPAGQMKEGRWYPTLVELADGKIVIFSGLKLNAPNQINPSIEIYDPNTQKFHYIDLTTVDNSPFNTYLKGADDYDSIDLYPRVFPTADGKLLITGDEAGIANVLVQNKSKTSYLMSVHEDASGKFSVSFEVGPERFETTKAYGTALQVPNSEDVLLLAGMIGTNDINFGRGGNTANYAGAKIASSLQRWVSPEHSGEKNGKWETVEKFLDKPRANLEAVILPSQEILVVNGGEYPEYTPIYEPLLMTPNSDAPGGYHIKPMNPAKLPRLYHNGAILLPDARVLSIGGNANRAAVEKDGTIHVDIGRDPQNNFILAKLTDKSAQAKEFSLQEYYKSPQSYFAPGDPEPFVPAEMWQAEVFSPPYLFKPGARPEIVTVPNSIQYGKTNQISVKDATENGSLVLVKLGAETHSLDFGQRLVELPIKNIALGNESTLDFQAPTNPNLYPPGYYMMFYLNDIGKPSHAQMVKLEHS; encoded by the coding sequence ATGAGACTCAATAACATAACTAACCGAACTACAATCATCTCAGTTTTTTTCATTTTTATCTTAACTTTAGCCATTACATTCTGCGGGTGGAAGCAGGCGATCGCCTCTCCTCTCGTTGGGGCTAAAGAAGAAATGGGAGCCTGGGAAACCATTCCAATGGCTCCCAAAGAAAGCCTCATGCAGTCCGTTCATACCATCCTTCTTCCTAACGGAAAAGTCCTCAGTGTCAACGGCAGCAGCTTTCGCAATACCCTCCTGAATGCCCAGGGTAAAACCACCTTCGTAGAGGGAGTCGGATCCGGAGACTATGACTCAATTAACAACACCTCCCTATTCGACCCACAAACCCAGAAATTTGAGCGCATTTCTTCACCTCCTGCCATGCAAGATGGCCAGAGCAACGACCTATTTTGTGGGGGTCATTTACAACTAGCCGATGGCAACCTCCTCTTTATCAGTGGGACCGGACGTTACTACCCTGGAGGCAGATTTACAGGTTCTAAACAAGCCAATCTTTATAACTGGCAAACCGGCGAATGGTCTCCCGCTGGTCAAATGAAAGAGGGTCGGTGGTATCCCACCTTAGTGGAACTAGCCGATGGCAAAATCGTGATTTTTTCGGGCCTAAAATTAAATGCCCCCAACCAAATTAATCCCAGCATAGAAATCTACGACCCGAACACCCAAAAATTCCACTACATTGACCTCACCACCGTCGATAACAGTCCCTTTAATACCTACCTCAAAGGGGCTGATGACTATGATAGTATTGACCTCTATCCTCGGGTTTTCCCCACCGCTGATGGAAAACTTCTGATTACGGGAGATGAAGCCGGTATTGCCAATGTTTTAGTTCAAAACAAAAGCAAAACCAGCTATTTAATGTCTGTCCATGAAGACGCATCCGGTAAATTTTCCGTCAGCTTTGAAGTCGGTCCAGAACGATTTGAAACCACCAAAGCCTATGGAACTGCCCTCCAAGTTCCCAACTCAGAAGATGTTTTATTACTCGCCGGGATGATCGGCACCAACGATATCAACTTTGGACGCGGGGGTAACACGGCGAACTATGCTGGAGCCAAAATTGCCTCTAGTTTACAGCGTTGGGTCTCTCCTGAACATAGCGGAGAAAAGAATGGTAAATGGGAAACCGTTGAGAAATTCTTAGACAAACCTCGGGCTAATCTCGAAGCAGTTATTCTGCCCTCTCAAGAGATTTTAGTCGTCAATGGCGGTGAATATCCTGAATATACACCCATCTATGAACCGCTGTTGATGACGCCCAATTCTGATGCTCCAGGCGGTTACCATATCAAGCCCATGAATCCCGCCAAACTCCCCAGACTTTATCATAATGGCGCAATCCTTTTACCCGATGCGCGAGTATTAAGCATTGGGGGGAATGCGAATCGGGCAGCCGTCGAAAAAGATGGCACGATTCATGTTGATATTGGGCGAGATCCGCAGAACAATTTTATCTTAGCCAAGCTCACCGATAAATCAGCACAGGCGAAAGAATTCTCCCTGCAAGAGTATTACAAATCACCTCAAAGCTATTTTGCTCCCGGTGACCCTGAACCTTTCGTTCCCGCAGAAATGTGGCAAGCAGAAGTCTTCAGTCCTCCCTATCTCTTTAAACCCGGTGCGCGTCCAGAAATTGTTACCGTTCCGAATAGCATCCAATATGGCAAAACTAACCAAATCTCTGTCAAAGATGCCACCGAAAATGGGTCTTTGGTCTTAGTCAAACTCGGTGCCGAGACCCATTCTTTAGATTTTGGACAACGCTTGGTTGAATTACCCATCAAAAATATCGCCTTGGGTAATGAGTCTACCCTCGACTTTCAAGCCCCAACCAATCCAAATCTATATCCCCCGGGCTACTATATGATGTTTTACCTCAATGACATCGGGAAACCCTCTCATGCTCAAATGGTGAAGTTAGAACATTCATAA
- a CDS encoding phycobiliprotein lyase — MDIIEFFQHSAGKWFSQRTCQDLPGVKSVAGTTDLWLDALSSEDPEAIALCQEYGIDPAEALAGVRIRWENKPIDLEPKQSGSTVLVAISNGSQPTEGRLLRKSTTSDELPIQSRYIIGSDDVVTFIAESEDLYEEERIWYASDNLRLRTHVVKRSDGFSLASFYSEIRMGGTPKPS; from the coding sequence ATGGATATTATCGAGTTTTTCCAACACAGTGCCGGGAAGTGGTTTTCCCAACGAACCTGTCAAGATCTCCCTGGGGTCAAATCGGTCGCAGGCACAACCGACCTTTGGCTGGATGCCTTGTCATCGGAGGACCCCGAGGCGATCGCCCTTTGCCAAGAGTATGGCATCGATCCGGCAGAAGCATTAGCTGGGGTGCGGATTCGCTGGGAAAATAAACCCATCGACCTTGAACCGAAACAATCCGGTTCAACGGTCCTAGTGGCGATCTCCAATGGTTCACAGCCGACTGAAGGCCGGTTACTACGAAAATCGACTACTTCTGATGAATTACCCATTCAGAGTCGTTACATCATTGGCAGTGATGATGTGGTGACGTTCATTGCTGAATCTGAAGATCTCTACGAAGAAGAACGCATCTGGTATGCCAGTGATAATTTGCGCCTAAGAACCCATGTTGTCAAGCGATCGGATGGCTTCAGTCTCGCTTCTTTCTACAGTGAAATTCGCATGGGCGGCACACCCAAGCCATCTTAA
- a CDS encoding DUF2996 domain-containing protein: MSPDKPKPEEASNNPPTPPANPTAGESVTPPASKKQAPSTNEPEATDMPTANTPDPASANPQENPNAAAEPKAKQPAAKAGAAKPPGNAAKAGDAKPAGAAAKKAKPPALEDKPFAEFIEQDYIPALKTALAQKGIEDLEIAWAKQKVTLPGFTSEESWAQVKGDWLGGSRHFRVYFPTEDIKGPRAFSCFERVSQPSTLEPFLIDERKIDLDGLVFYVVQRLTAQKWVTRN; the protein is encoded by the coding sequence ATGTCACCAGACAAACCTAAGCCAGAGGAAGCATCGAACAATCCGCCGACTCCACCGGCGAATCCGACTGCGGGAGAATCGGTTACTCCACCTGCCTCTAAAAAGCAGGCACCGAGTACCAACGAACCCGAAGCAACGGATATGCCAACGGCAAACACGCCTGATCCGGCGAGTGCTAACCCGCAAGAAAACCCGAATGCGGCAGCAGAACCCAAAGCTAAACAACCGGCAGCCAAAGCCGGTGCTGCCAAACCCCCCGGGAATGCAGCTAAAGCAGGGGATGCTAAACCCGCAGGGGCGGCAGCGAAAAAGGCCAAGCCTCCGGCATTAGAAGATAAGCCCTTTGCGGAGTTCATCGAACAGGATTATATCCCGGCCTTGAAAACAGCCCTCGCCCAAAAGGGGATTGAGGACTTAGAAATCGCCTGGGCCAAGCAAAAAGTGACCCTGCCCGGGTTTACCTCGGAGGAAAGCTGGGCGCAGGTCAAGGGGGACTGGTTGGGCGGATCCCGTCATTTCCGGGTTTATTTCCCCACGGAGGATATCAAAGGACCTAGAGCGTTTTCCTGCTTTGAGCGGGTAAGCCAACCGAGTACCTTAGAGCCATTCTTGATTGACGAACGCAAGATTGACCTAGATGGGTTGGTCTTTTATGTCGTGCAAAGACTGACGGCTCAAAAGTGGGTGACTCGGAATTAG
- a CDS encoding Dyp-type peroxidase yields the protein MTLSEEDLQCLPGNGAGIDPDNPGEYAQLLEDLQGNILNSHGRDYSVHLFLQFKPDKTDEAKHWIQHFAQDSVKSARQQAESARQYREHRIDGGLFANFFLSRKGYEYLKFSPAKIPNDQPFRFGMKNPTIRQSLQDIEVNQWDAGYQEEIHALVIMADKNLVGLLQKVNTMAQQLRPVAEVINREDGFILKNYRGQFVEHFGFVDNISQPLFLKREIDKAKEKNSDFSKWDPRAALDLILAKDPNGKTEDSYGSYLVYRKLEQNVKGFREDQRNLGKKLGITEDLAGALVVGRFFDGTPVTLKEQPLYANPIRPVDTMNDFNYSQDTQGTQCPFHAHLRKTNPRGDTGRVESAITYEESLELERRHRIVRRGVSYGDNDLNQEPETGSGMLFLCFQADIENQFNFMQASWSNQKNFPQYNVGPDPLTGQPGGTQKWPKKWGESETENYDFQIRVTLKGGEYFFAPSMSFLKNIAET from the coding sequence ATGACACTGAGTGAAGAAGATTTACAATGTCTCCCTGGAAATGGAGCCGGGATTGACCCTGATAATCCCGGTGAATATGCACAGTTACTCGAAGATTTGCAGGGCAACATTCTCAACTCTCACGGACGAGATTATAGCGTCCATCTGTTTTTGCAATTCAAACCCGATAAAACCGATGAAGCAAAGCACTGGATTCAACATTTTGCTCAGGACTCGGTAAAATCAGCGAGACAGCAGGCAGAGAGCGCCCGTCAGTATCGAGAACATCGAATTGATGGCGGGCTATTTGCAAACTTCTTTTTATCTCGGAAGGGGTATGAATATCTAAAATTTTCTCCGGCAAAAATTCCCAATGATCAACCGTTTCGGTTCGGAATGAAAAATCCCACAATCCGGCAATCTTTGCAGGATATCGAAGTAAATCAATGGGATGCTGGATATCAAGAGGAAATTCATGCCTTAGTCATCATGGCCGATAAGAACTTAGTGGGCTTACTGCAAAAGGTGAATACAATGGCGCAGCAACTGCGCCCAGTTGCTGAAGTGATTAACCGAGAAGATGGGTTTATTCTCAAAAATTATCGCGGACAATTTGTAGAACATTTTGGCTTTGTTGATAATATCAGTCAGCCGCTCTTTCTGAAACGGGAAATTGACAAAGCCAAGGAAAAAAACAGTGACTTCAGTAAATGGGACCCTCGGGCTGCTTTGGATTTGATTTTGGCTAAAGACCCGAACGGAAAGACAGAAGATAGCTATGGCAGTTATTTGGTCTACCGCAAACTCGAACAAAACGTTAAAGGATTTCGTGAAGATCAGCGGAATTTGGGTAAAAAGCTCGGGATTACTGAAGATTTAGCAGGAGCCCTGGTGGTAGGTCGCTTTTTTGATGGAACACCCGTCACCCTCAAAGAGCAACCCCTGTATGCGAACCCGATCCGACCCGTGGATACGATGAACGACTTCAATTACAGCCAGGATACCCAGGGAACCCAGTGTCCGTTCCATGCTCACCTCCGCAAAACGAACCCCCGAGGAGACACCGGACGGGTAGAATCTGCGATTACCTATGAAGAATCCTTAGAATTGGAAAGGCGTCATCGCATCGTTCGTCGCGGCGTCAGTTATGGAGACAATGACTTAAATCAAGAACCAGAAACTGGCTCAGGAATGCTCTTTTTATGCTTTCAAGCTGATATTGAAAATCAGTTCAACTTTATGCAAGCCTCATGGTCAAATCAAAAAAACTTTCCCCAGTACAATGTGGGACCGGATCCGCTGACAGGTCAACCCGGGGGAACTCAGAAATGGCCTAAAAAATGGGGAGAATCTGAAACAGAAAACTATGACTTTCAGATCAGAGTCACCCTGAAAGGGGGTGAATACTTTTTCGCGCCGAGTATGAGCTTTCTGAAGAATATTGCAGAGACATAA